A window of bacterium contains these coding sequences:
- a CDS encoding tryptophan synthase subunit alpha, with protein sequence MNRIDYLFKDNKFAHIFYLTVGEFPIEEELEIIHALTESGADCLELGIPFSDPLADGATIQEAMQEALKRGTSLKDALVFVERIRESSDIPLLLMGYYNPFYQYGIERICRDARERGVDGFIIPDLPPEEAKELVEHANRYDLRTVFLLAPTSNEERYRIVGSATTGFIYYVSVKGTTGERDELPRDIEEKVPRIKEITGKPVVVGFGISKREHVKWLRRFADGAVIGSALLRLLKEHRNDKERMLKEVRRFVSDLCKDDAI encoded by the coding sequence ATGAATAGGATTGATTATCTGTTTAAGGACAATAAATTCGCTCATATTTTCTATTTAACTGTGGGCGAGTTTCCCATTGAGGAGGAATTGGAGATAATTCATGCCTTGACCGAAAGCGGCGCGGATTGCCTTGAATTGGGAATACCCTTTTCCGACCCCCTTGCCGATGGAGCGACCATCCAAGAGGCTATGCAGGAGGCTCTCAAGAGAGGAACTTCTTTGAAGGACGCTTTGGTGTTCGTAGAGAGGATAAGGGAAAGCTCCGATATACCCCTTCTCTTGATGGGCTATTACAATCCATTCTATCAGTACGGAATAGAGAGGATTTGTAGAGATGCGAGGGAGAGGGGAGTGGATGGATTCATAATACCCGATTTGCCACCAGAGGAAGCGAAAGAGCTAGTGGAACACGCCAATAGATACGATTTGCGCACTGTCTTCCTTTTGGCTCCAACAAGCAATGAGGAGAGATATAGGATAGTTGGTTCAGCGACGACGGGGTTCATTTATTATGTTTCCGTGAAAGGGACTACGGGGGAGAGAGATGAATTGCCAAGGGATATAGAGGAGAAGGTTCCGAGGATAAAGGAGATAACGGGCAAGCCCGTAGTGGTTGGATTCGGGATTTCCAAGCGGGAGCACGTTAAATGGCTAAGGAGATTCGCTGATGGAGCTGTGATAGGCTCTGCCCTCCTTCGCCTTTTAAAGGAGCACAGAAATGATAAAGAGAGGATGTTGAAAGAGGTGAGGCGATTTGTCTCCGACCTCTGCAAGGATGATGCTATTTGA
- a CDS encoding L-fucose/L-arabinose isomerase family protein has protein sequence MKSTNIGIVMLNDEREHVWRANNPENMRVCQEWAKLIRAKLRNVDGTTPEVIVASKIITSVRVAQEMGEELARANCKQVIMLYNVWDFPFLAWPFLNSLGKVPVLSLSNNNGQFPGNVGLLATDGALRQAGIRTHRIIGEIDDEETQNKVIDWCRASLAYTTIQNEVYGCYGGHSMGMETGYFHLVPTIKTFGTTVRQIDQLLLVKRMEEVSDAEVEKGFKWFTDLLGDRIKYDGKMLTPETLRTQIRLYIAMRMVNEEKGFDFCGLKGQRELTEYVCLGDVPEMLMNDPYDWNGPKEPTVCATEADSYAAMTMQLLKYISGGLPVLFMDVRLYHPDRDLWDFCNSGNHASFYASLSFNPEDNFKKVTFYPALEYYFKAGGASVSFDAAPCKLTFARLGLWDDKPYMVIVPGESLELPEEERKALNEQTNPTWPHVHARLNCSFEEFVSVFPCNHILAVLGDKVRALTYLCEIAGIKPIVLGPAGKERIPPIWERI, from the coding sequence ATGAAAAGCACAAACATCGGCATCGTTATGCTCAACGATGAAAGGGAGCATGTGTGGCGGGCAAACAACCCGGAAAATATGAGGGTTTGCCAGGAATGGGCGAAGCTGATTAGGGCAAAGCTGAGAAATGTTGATGGGACGACACCTGAGGTCATCGTGGCGTCAAAGATAATAACGAGCGTGAGAGTTGCCCAGGAAATGGGAGAAGAACTGGCAAGGGCTAACTGCAAGCAGGTGATAATGCTCTACAATGTCTGGGATTTTCCCTTCCTTGCATGGCCATTCCTCAACAGCCTCGGCAAGGTGCCCGTTTTAAGCCTCTCCAATAACAACGGACAATTCCCCGGCAATGTGGGATTGCTCGCAACTGATGGGGCTCTTCGCCAAGCAGGAATAAGAACTCATAGGATAATCGGCGAGATAGATGACGAGGAAACGCAAAATAAGGTAATAGATTGGTGCCGAGCAAGCCTAGCCTACACCACAATCCAAAACGAGGTCTACGGTTGCTATGGCGGACATTCAATGGGTATGGAAACCGGCTACTTCCATCTCGTCCCCACAATCAAGACATTCGGAACGACAGTTAGACAGATTGACCAACTTCTCTTGGTAAAGAGAATGGAAGAGGTCAGCGATGCGGAAGTGGAGAAGGGATTTAAGTGGTTTACCGACCTTCTGGGCGACAGGATAAAATACGATGGGAAGATGCTTACGCCCGAGACTCTCAGGACGCAGATTCGCCTCTACATAGCTATGCGAATGGTCAACGAGGAAAAGGGTTTTGATTTCTGCGGGTTGAAGGGGCAAAGGGAGTTGACGGAATACGTTTGCCTCGGAGATGTTCCCGAGATGCTTATGAACGACCCCTATGATTGGAACGGTCCTAAAGAGCCCACTGTTTGCGCCACAGAAGCCGATTCCTACGCTGCGATGACTATGCAACTTCTGAAATACATAAGCGGCGGATTGCCGGTTCTCTTTATGGATGTTCGCCTCTATCATCCCGATAGGGACCTTTGGGATTTCTGCAACTCGGGAAATCACGCCAGTTTCTACGCCTCCTTGAGCTTCAATCCCGAGGATAACTTCAAGAAGGTAACATTCTATCCCGCCCTTGAATATTACTTCAAAGCGGGAGGAGCCTCCGTATCCTTTGACGCCGCTCCTTGCAAGTTAACCTTCGCCAGGCTTGGGCTCTGGGACGACAAGCCCTATATGGTTATTGTCCCCGGCGAGAGCCTTGAGCTTCCCGAGGAGGAAAGGAAAGCCCTCAACGAACAAACTAATCCCACCTGGCCTCATGTCCACGCTCGCCTGAATTGCTCCTTTGAGGAATTCGTCAGCGTTTTCCCCTGCAACCACATATTAGCCGTTCTCGGAGATAAAGTGCGTGCTCTAACCTACCTCTGCGAGATAGCGGGAATTAAACCAATCGTCTTAGGACCAGCGGGAAAGGAGCGCATCCCTCCTATATGGGAGAGAATTTAG
- a CDS encoding sugar phosphate isomerase/epimerase: protein MKKSINVWAFPPNLSTKELFQLAKEAGLDGVEVIIGEQANPPYTLPLSISEEEAKEFRKEAEKAGITLGTTLPGFHWQVRLTSPDRAIREKSIEQTKICLRINRWLGADVLLLVPGTVSPEEPYDVAIERAREGIKQLIGEAEKNKVFIGVENVWNKMFMSPLEMRDFIDSFQSEWVGAYFDVGNVLNFGFPEQWIRILGQRIKAVHVKDFRLSAGNIHGFVNLLEGDVNWPEVSKALKEINYQGFITAELPAYKFHPELLIFETAKALEAIIQG, encoded by the coding sequence ATGAAAAAGAGCATCAATGTCTGGGCTTTCCCACCAAACCTCTCAACAAAGGAACTCTTCCAGCTGGCTAAAGAGGCGGGCTTGGATGGAGTAGAGGTGATAATCGGAGAGCAGGCAAATCCTCCTTACACTCTTCCCCTTTCCATAAGCGAGGAGGAGGCGAAGGAGTTCAGGAAGGAAGCTGAGAAGGCGGGAATTACGCTGGGAACAACCCTCCCCGGCTTTCATTGGCAGGTAAGATTGACCTCTCCCGACCGCGCAATAAGGGAGAAATCCATAGAGCAGACAAAGATTTGCCTCCGCATCAATCGTTGGCTTGGAGCGGATGTCCTCCTCTTGGTGCCGGGCACTGTATCACCCGAGGAGCCCTACGATGTTGCGATAGAAAGGGCAAGGGAAGGCATCAAACAACTCATAGGCGAGGCGGAGAAGAACAAGGTCTTTATCGGGGTGGAAAATGTTTGGAACAAGATGTTTATGTCGCCCTTAGAGATGAGGGATTTCATAGATTCCTTCCAAAGCGAGTGGGTTGGAGCTTACTTTGATGTCGGCAATGTCCTCAATTTCGGCTTTCCCGAGCAATGGATAAGGATATTGGGGCAAAGGATAAAGGCGGTCCATGTCAAGGACTTCCGCCTCTCCGCGGGAAACATCCATGGATTCGTAAATCTTCTGGAGGGAGACGTGAACTGGCCAGAGGTAAGCAAGGCGCTGAAGGAGATTAATTATCAAGGCTTTATCACTGCCGAGCTTCCCGCCTATAAATTCCATCCCGAACTTCTGATTTTTGAGACCGCAAAGGCTTTGGAAGCTATAATTCAGGGATAA
- a CDS encoding phosphatase PAP2 family protein: MTKFLILLFFLVPLALPWETSQKLLHNLNCLGEGATQAGLSLLLIHSEDLFEDANLQTKTLGAIALLSEKTNFQTKSLAAISLLVSPSCINVKEKIGDDCLNALLTTGTVTLGLKYLTHSKRPNGESYDSFPSGHTSTSFAIASVLSRYHPENKLIYYLLATGVAIARVQSGAHHTIDVIGGAIVGLWGGKMALEGKGILPFIKKNF; the protein is encoded by the coding sequence ATGACGAAGTTTCTAATTTTACTTTTCTTCCTTGTACCCCTCGCTCTGCCCTGGGAGACCTCCCAGAAGTTGCTCCATAACCTCAACTGCCTTGGCGAGGGAGCCACTCAAGCAGGTCTTTCGCTCCTTTTGATACACTCCGAGGATTTATTTGAAGATGCGAACTTGCAGACTAAGACTCTTGGTGCCATTGCCCTTCTTTCAGAAAAAACGAATTTTCAAACAAAATCATTAGCAGCGATTTCTTTACTCGTTAGTCCTTCTTGTATAAATGTGAAGGAGAAAATTGGAGACGATTGCTTAAACGCTCTTTTGACAACGGGCACTGTTACCTTAGGCTTGAAATATCTAACCCATAGCAAAAGACCAAATGGAGAATCCTACGATTCATTTCCCTCAGGGCATACCTCTACCTCATTTGCCATTGCCTCCGTCCTCTCCCGCTATCATCCAGAGAACAAACTCATCTATTATCTATTGGCAACCGGGGTGGCGATTGCGAGGGTGCAGTCGGGAGCGCATCATACCATAGATGTAATAGGTGGAGCTATAGTGGGGCTTTGGGGAGGGAAAATGGCTTTGGAGGGCAAAGGCATTTTGCCTTTTATAAAGAAAAATTTTTGA
- a CDS encoding MFS transporter → MRAKTTLSHQETTKALRLFNWGAIIGTCAYNLWTGVFITGFALYLGAKSLEIGLLGAIPVLAGVVQPLASFWAEKSRLTRKFFTNIFYIFSILFWIPIIFLPFFKSLSYSLFLFFASYTLFNIFISLTNPPYVSWLGDIVPEDIRGRYFARRNMYAGLAGMVVSLSMGRLVDVLPKKIAFPLVFATAALFAIVEIIIIFLQPEPYREPQKDLSLIHELVLPLKDKNFKFYTFFISLWNFAVIMPGQFFSVFMLKYLHLSYTTIVLVSISSGIAGLLAQPFFGYLADRYSNKSILLLTSLLASLIPFFYIFMTPRFPTLSLILLYLVNIFAGALWAGIMLTQFNLLLMFSPPIKRMSYVGIHSALVSLTGAVSPFLGGLIVNALKGLHITFLALDLTNIKILFILSTVLRLLSLSLLRTIREYREEESPLELVRDIVPRKPIGTLRALRLLASGKEEEKIKAIKALAIPHSSLAIDNLINLLQDPNPEVRREAIIALGEIGNEKAIEALERYLETEKMFASEVLEALAKLGRRREITLKATYELDTLGAEKLPSLLQEEEDEEILAHISYYLAKSGEKSALSSLLSIREKFKSPLFKRQWIYSIGKLMGINLYPLLSLDLLTLYQRVESILRRVGKGKRRIRRGIMLALRHFGKGNYKKFAERLAKFSDLGKLSEEERVVANFFLEREDISPEEATLLALILMKAI, encoded by the coding sequence GTGAGGGCTAAGACAACCCTTTCTCATCAAGAAACGACAAAGGCGCTTCGCCTGTTCAATTGGGGAGCAATAATAGGCACCTGCGCCTACAACCTTTGGACTGGTGTCTTCATAACGGGATTCGCTCTCTATTTGGGAGCAAAGAGCTTGGAAATAGGTTTATTGGGAGCAATTCCAGTCCTCGCGGGCGTTGTTCAACCCCTTGCTTCTTTCTGGGCGGAGAAATCAAGACTAACGAGAAAATTCTTCACCAACATATTCTACATCTTCTCCATCCTATTTTGGATACCCATCATCTTCCTTCCATTCTTCAAATCCCTCTCCTATTCCCTATTTCTTTTCTTCGCTTCTTACACCCTTTTTAATATATTTATTTCTCTCACAAATCCACCCTATGTCAGCTGGTTGGGTGATATCGTTCCCGAGGATATCAGGGGACGATATTTCGCACGCAGAAATATGTATGCTGGATTGGCAGGGATGGTCGTTTCCTTATCTATGGGAAGGCTCGTAGATGTATTGCCTAAAAAGATAGCCTTCCCTCTCGTCTTCGCAACCGCTGCCTTATTCGCCATAGTTGAGATAATCATAATATTTCTACAACCGGAACCCTATAGAGAACCTCAAAAAGACCTTTCTCTTATCCATGAGCTCGTCCTTCCGCTTAAGGATAAAAACTTCAAATTTTATACCTTTTTCATATCCCTTTGGAATTTCGCAGTGATTATGCCCGGGCAATTCTTCTCGGTTTTTATGCTCAAATATCTCCACCTCTCCTATACAACGATTGTCTTGGTATCTATCTCCTCAGGGATAGCAGGGCTCCTTGCTCAACCTTTCTTCGGCTACCTCGCCGATAGATACTCAAATAAAAGCATCCTCCTTTTAACAAGCCTCCTCGCTTCCCTTATCCCCTTTTTCTACATTTTTATGACCCCACGCTTTCCCACCCTTTCGCTTATTCTTCTTTATCTGGTGAATATCTTCGCCGGCGCTCTCTGGGCGGGTATTATGCTAACCCAGTTCAACCTACTCCTTATGTTCTCCCCTCCTATTAAAAGGATGTCCTATGTCGGTATTCATTCCGCCCTCGTCTCCCTCACGGGGGCTGTCTCTCCTTTCCTTGGGGGCTTGATAGTGAACGCCTTAAAAGGACTACACATCACCTTTTTAGCCCTTGATTTAACGAATATAAAAATTCTTTTCATTCTCTCCACCGTTCTGCGCCTACTCTCGCTTTCACTTCTTCGGACAATAAGGGAATACAGAGAGGAAGAATCTCCCTTAGAACTTGTAAGGGACATTGTGCCTAGAAAACCTATAGGAACCCTTAGGGCGCTCCGCTTGCTGGCAAGCGGAAAGGAAGAAGAAAAAATAAAGGCTATAAAAGCTTTGGCAATTCCACACTCTTCCCTCGCAATTGATAATTTGATAAACCTCCTTCAAGACCCAAATCCCGAGGTGAGAAGAGAAGCGATAATAGCTTTGGGAGAAATAGGCAATGAGAAGGCGATTGAAGCCCTAGAAAGATATTTAGAAACCGAAAAGATGTTCGCAAGCGAAGTTTTGGAAGCTTTAGCGAAGTTGGGACGGAGAAGGGAAATAACTCTTAAGGCAACTTATGAATTAGACACCCTCGGCGCGGAAAAACTGCCCTCACTTTTGCAGGAAGAGGAAGATGAGGAAATTTTAGCACACATTTCTTACTATCTGGCTAAATCGGGAGAAAAATCCGCATTGAGCAGTCTTCTTAGCATCAGGGAAAAGTTCAAGTCTCCCCTTTTCAAAAGACAATGGATTTATTCTATTGGAAAATTGATGGGAATAAATCTCTACCCCTTGCTTTCTTTAGACCTCCTAACCTTATACCAGCGTGTGGAGAGCATATTGAGAAGAGTTGGTAAGGGAAAGAGAAGGATTAGAAGGGGAATAATGCTCGCCTTACGCCATTTTGGGAAGGGAAATTACAAGAAATTCGCGGAGAGATTGGCGAAATTCTCCGATTTAGGAAAATTGAGCGAGGAGGAAAGAGTTGTAGCGAACTTCTTTTTGGAGCGGGAAGATATCTCACCTGAAGAAGCAACACTCCTCGCCCTTATTCTTATGAAAGCAATATAA
- the kdsA gene encoding 3-deoxy-8-phosphooctulonate synthase has product MQVKIGNVVVGGDKLVLIAGPCVIESEELCLEVAFKLKEICEKLKIGYVFKSSYDKANRTSISSFRGPGLAKGLEILQTVREKVGVPVLTDVHSPAEASIVGRIVDALQIPAFLCRQTDLLLSAGRTGKPINVKKGQFLAPWDMRYVVEKIESTGNKNILLCERGTSFGYNNLVVDFRSLVIMKSFGYPVVFDATHSVQMPGAGKGVSGGDREMAPYLLRAACAVGVDAIFLETHPEPTKALSDSATMLPLNSLFPILELAVKIFRIVKESEG; this is encoded by the coding sequence ATGCAAGTGAAAATCGGAAATGTCGTTGTAGGTGGAGATAAACTTGTTCTGATAGCGGGGCCATGTGTTATTGAAAGCGAGGAGCTCTGTCTTGAGGTAGCCTTCAAATTAAAAGAGATATGTGAAAAATTGAAAATAGGATATGTTTTCAAATCCTCCTATGACAAGGCTAACAGAACATCAATAAGCTCATTTCGCGGTCCCGGATTGGCGAAGGGATTGGAGATACTCCAAACGGTAAGGGAAAAGGTAGGAGTCCCCGTTCTAACGGATGTCCATTCCCCAGCTGAAGCCTCAATCGTTGGCAGAATCGTTGATGCTCTACAGATTCCCGCATTTCTATGCCGGCAGACTGACCTTTTGTTATCAGCCGGCAGGACAGGAAAGCCAATAAATGTCAAGAAAGGGCAATTCCTCGCTCCCTGGGATATGCGTTATGTTGTTGAGAAGATTGAAAGCACGGGCAATAAAAACATCCTTCTCTGCGAGAGAGGAACTTCTTTTGGCTATAACAACTTGGTGGTAGATTTCCGTTCATTGGTCATTATGAAAAGTTTCGGCTACCCTGTTGTTTTTGATGCAACGCATAGCGTGCAGATGCCCGGAGCGGGAAAGGGAGTTTCTGGGGGAGATAGGGAAATGGCTCCCTATCTATTAAGAGCCGCCTGCGCTGTTGGCGTTGATGCTATATTCCTTGAAACCCACCCAGAGCCAACAAAAGCTCTATCCGATTCAGCGACAATGCTCCCCTTAAATAGCCTGTTCCCAATTCTTGAATTAGCCGTGAAGATATTCCGTATAGTCAAAGAAAGTGAGGGCTAA
- the kdsB gene encoding 3-deoxy-manno-octulosonate cytidylyltransferase, translating into MKIIGIIPARYSATRLPGKPLANICGKPLIQYVYEQAKKSKLLEDVLVATDDERILKAVEKFGGKAVMTSPSHPSGTDRCAEVARKIDCDFVINIQGDEPLIPPEVIDKVAEALRESDEVTPMTSAATLANNEERGNSNVVKVVTDRNGIALYFSRSPIPFYRNPIAPTLRHIGIYGYRKDFLLKFVSLPQTPLERTESLEQLRALEHGFKIKIVLVDYSPVGVDTPEDLERVRKLLGCK; encoded by the coding sequence ATGAAAATCATAGGCATAATTCCCGCCCGCTATTCCGCAACTCGCCTGCCTGGAAAACCCTTAGCGAACATCTGCGGGAAACCTCTTATTCAATACGTTTACGAACAGGCAAAAAAATCTAAACTCTTGGAGGATGTCCTGGTTGCTACAGACGACGAACGAATCTTGAAAGCTGTTGAGAAATTCGGGGGCAAGGCTGTTATGACCTCTCCCTCTCATCCTTCTGGAACAGACCGCTGCGCTGAGGTTGCGAGAAAAATTGATTGCGATTTCGTCATAAATATCCAAGGGGACGAACCCCTAATTCCGCCGGAGGTCATTGATAAAGTAGCTGAGGCGCTAAGGGAAAGCGATGAGGTAACCCCTATGACCTCAGCTGCAACCTTAGCAAACAATGAGGAAAGGGGTAATAGCAATGTGGTGAAAGTAGTTACCGACCGAAATGGGATAGCTCTTTATTTTTCCCGCTCTCCAATCCCCTTTTATCGCAATCCCATCGCTCCCACATTAAGACACATCGGAATCTATGGCTATAGAAAGGATTTTCTCCTCAAATTCGTTTCTCTTCCCCAAACTCCCTTGGAAAGGACTGAGTCATTGGAACAATTGAGGGCTTTGGAACACGGCTTCAAGATAAAAATCGTTCTCGTTGATTATAGCCCAGTCGGCGTTGACACTCCTGAGGACTTGGAAAGGGTGAGAAAACTATTGGGATGCAAGTGA
- the rfaE2 gene encoding D-glycero-beta-D-manno-heptose 1-phosphate adenylyltransferase has translation MEKIIEREKIADLVGRLRSEGKRIVFTNGCFDIIHLGHIRYLREAKSKGDILIVGLNSDESVRKIKGESRPIMGQEERAEILASLEMVDFVVIFEETVPDELIKLIKPDVHIKGGDYQSPDELPEAKLVRSLGGQVMIAKGVEGKSTSNIIKTIVERYCKK, from the coding sequence ATGGAAAAGATAATTGAAAGGGAGAAAATCGCTGATTTAGTAGGAAGATTGAGGTCGGAAGGGAAGAGGATAGTTTTCACGAACGGTTGCTTTGACATCATCCATTTAGGTCATATCCGCTATTTAAGGGAAGCGAAAAGCAAAGGCGATATTCTCATTGTTGGTTTAAATAGCGACGAATCGGTGAGAAAAATAAAGGGAGAAAGTAGACCCATTATGGGGCAGGAGGAAAGGGCGGAGATATTAGCGTCCTTGGAAATGGTGGACTTCGTGGTCATCTTTGAGGAAACCGTCCCCGATGAGCTTATCAAGTTGATAAAGCCCGATGTCCATATCAAGGGAGGAGATTATCAATCACCCGATGAGCTTCCCGAGGCTAAATTGGTTCGTTCATTGGGAGGACAGGTTATGATAGCGAAGGGAGTTGAAGGGAAGTCCACAAGCAATATAATAAAAACTATAGTGGAGAGGTATTGCAAGAAATGA
- a CDS encoding bifunctional hydroxymethylpyrimidine kinase/phosphomethylpyrimidine kinase, producing the protein MKKRRLKEILNSFKELEIVVLGDLILDEYNIGRVNRISPEAPVPIVEIEHRFFVPGGAANTAANITALGGKCKLLGVIGDDEYGKFLLEELMKRDIDIQGIIVDPSRPTTCKNRIIAHTQQVVRIDRESRKPIEGEILAKAKEKIQKLTTNKGIIIASDYNKGFFHPEVAKLLVEVSEPHDCLLIVDPKPQNINLFKGAFLLCPNEKEARFAVGDATESLPIDEVGMRLLRQLEAKGVLITMGERGMRLYKEDEEIHIPALATEVHDVTGAGDTVMASLALSLKAGTSLREAMEIASIAAAVVVRKLGTAQPTPREMLELVGQLPQE; encoded by the coding sequence ATGAAGAAAAGAAGGCTTAAGGAAATACTGAATAGCTTCAAGGAGTTGGAAATCGTCGTCCTCGGCGATTTAATCCTTGACGAATACAACATCGGAAGGGTCAACCGGATATCGCCGGAAGCACCCGTCCCCATTGTGGAGATTGAACACCGTTTCTTCGTTCCCGGAGGCGCCGCTAACACGGCGGCAAATATCACTGCATTGGGTGGAAAATGTAAGCTTTTAGGAGTTATCGGAGATGATGAATACGGCAAATTCCTCTTAGAAGAATTAATGAAAAGAGATATTGATATTCAGGGAATCATAGTAGACCCTTCCCGTCCCACGACTTGCAAGAACAGGATTATCGCTCACACCCAGCAGGTCGTGAGGATAGATAGGGAAAGCAGGAAACCAATTGAGGGCGAGATTTTAGCAAAAGCAAAGGAAAAAATCCAAAAATTAACGACAAACAAAGGCATAATAATAGCATCTGACTATAATAAGGGCTTCTTCCATCCGGAAGTTGCCAAACTCCTCGTTGAAGTAAGCGAGCCACACGATTGCCTCCTCATAGTAGACCCAAAGCCTCAAAACATCAACCTCTTCAAGGGCGCCTTTCTTCTCTGTCCCAACGAGAAGGAAGCCCGCTTCGCCGTTGGCGATGCAACGGAATCTCTCCCGATAGATGAGGTGGGAATGAGGCTCCTTAGGCAATTGGAGGCAAAGGGGGTCTTGATAACAATGGGCGAGAGAGGAATGAGACTCTATAAAGAGGACGAAGAAATTCATATCCCCGCGCTGGCTACGGAAGTTCACGATGTAACGGGAGCCGGCGACACTGTTATGGCTTCTCTGGCTTTGAGTTTGAAGGCGGGAACTTCCCTCAGAGAGGCAATGGAAATTGCCAGTATAGCTGCCGCAGTTGTTGTGAGGAAACTAGGCACTGCTCAGCCCACTCCAAGAGAAATGCTGGAGCTTGTGGGTCAACTGCCACAGGAATGA
- a CDS encoding SIS domain-containing protein encodes MMNVEGFLEEYIKELDSLLSWLKKEREKIGICCAKIIKALEDGGKVLLFGCGGSAADAQHIAAELIGRFKRERKPLPALALTTNTSILTALSNDYSFDVVFARQVEALASEKDIVIGISTSGKSKSVIEGVKTGKRKGAYTIALSGGEGGDLAKEADMAFVVPSKNTPLIQTFHLMIGHLICEAIDQHFGSENEEKKA; translated from the coding sequence ATGATGAATGTTGAAGGGTTCTTAGAGGAGTATATAAAAGAACTGGATTCCCTTCTCTCTTGGCTGAAGAAAGAGAGGGAGAAAATAGGCATATGCTGTGCTAAAATCATCAAAGCTCTTGAAGATGGAGGCAAGGTTCTGCTTTTCGGCTGTGGCGGCTCCGCCGCCGATGCCCAGCATATCGCCGCCGAGCTAATCGGCAGATTTAAGAGAGAAAGAAAACCGCTTCCCGCCCTCGCCCTAACAACTAACACATCCATCCTTACAGCTTTGTCCAACGACTATTCTTTTGATGTCGTCTTCGCCCGCCAAGTAGAGGCATTAGCTAGCGAAAAGGATATCGTTATCGGCATCTCAACAAGCGGGAAGTCAAAAAGCGTGATTGAGGGAGTGAAAACGGGAAAGAGAAAGGGTGCCTACACAATCGCTTTAAGCGGCGGCGAGGGAGGCGATTTAGCAAAGGAAGCCGATATGGCTTTCGTCGTTCCCTCAAAGAATACCCCCCTAATCCAAACCTTCCATCTTATGATTGGGCATCTAATCTGCGAGGCAATTGACCAGCATTTCGGCTCAGAAAATGAAGAAAAGAAGGCTTAA
- a CDS encoding polysaccharide deacetylase family protein — MKPKGVERIQRSPYYFLEKLGILDALIARKIVEGRLPLYILSYHRFSPRKRIIRSTPPCIDINSFREQIEFLCRNFEVIPLSIIAHCIHKREPFPKNSVAITIDDGYKDNYLLAYPILKENKVPATIFLTTSYIDGKQTPWEAKVSFAISHTSIKELSLEGIGRFNLRGEKRRYIAREMIIKRLKKVSEKRKKVLIEKLIKRCDVEIPPCLGKELMLSWNEIREMNGEGIEFGAHTVHHPELTNIPLTEAKWEIEESKRELEEGLGKQVFAFAYPSGIYNKGIVRLVKNAGFLCAVTTSLREVKPWSNPYELGRAIGIDEDFSKFKAIVSGIYERINTCWGLLR, encoded by the coding sequence ATGAAACCAAAAGGAGTAGAGAGAATCCAAAGGTCTCCTTACTATTTTCTTGAAAAACTTGGGATTTTAGACGCACTTATAGCTCGCAAAATAGTAGAGGGAAGATTGCCTTTATATATACTATCTTACCATCGTTTTTCACCGAGAAAAAGGATAATCAGGTCTACCCCGCCCTGCATCGATATCAACTCTTTCCGAGAGCAAATAGAATTTTTATGCAGAAATTTTGAAGTCATTCCCCTTTCAATTATTGCGCATTGTATCCATAAAAGGGAGCCTTTCCCCAAGAATTCCGTAGCGATAACGATTGATGATGGATACAAAGACAATTATCTCTTAGCTTATCCTATTTTAAAGGAAAATAAAGTTCCAGCGACTATTTTTCTCACTACCTCATATATAGATGGGAAGCAAACGCCTTGGGAAGCAAAGGTTTCCTTTGCAATTTCCCATACCAGCATAAAGGAATTGTCATTGGAAGGGATAGGGAGATTCAATCTACGAGGAGAAAAAAGGAGATATATTGCGAGGGAAATGATAATAAAAAGGTTAAAGAAGGTATCCGAAAAGAGGAAGAAAGTTCTTATAGAAAAGCTGATAAAAAGATGCGATGTAGAGATTCCTCCCTGTTTAGGAAAAGAATTGATGTTATCTTGGAATGAGATAAGAGAAATGAACGGGGAGGGGATAGAATTCGGCGCCCATACGGTTCATCACCCTGAATTGACGAACATCCCTCTAACGGAGGCGAAATGGGAGATAGAAGAGTCAAAAAGGGAGCTTGAGGAAGGATTAGGGAAGCAAGTTTTCGCATTTGCCTATCCGAGCGGTATTTACAATAAGGGAATAGTCCGATTGGTAAAAAATGCTGGATTTCTCTGTGCGGTTACCACCAGTTTAAGAGAGGTTAAGCCTTGGTCCAATCCTTACGAATTGGGGAGGGCAATAGGGATAGATGAGGACTTCAGCAAGTTCAAGGCTATAGTTTCCGGAATTTATGAAAGGATAAATACCTGTTGGGGCTTATTGAGATAA